One genomic window of Arachis stenosperma cultivar V10309 chromosome 10, arast.V10309.gnm1.PFL2, whole genome shotgun sequence includes the following:
- the LOC130957139 gene encoding uncharacterized protein LOC130957139, whose amino-acid sequence MVTTSDQEDEDKQSKLSQQPEDNSTEEEDRDHQEPEISQQELLKLYAPFPQLLNGAVGKRIYSRFLDLFASLHVNIPFIKAIQQMPAFIKYMKELLPRKNSLKRGQTIVLNKECSALIQPELSVKRKDPGSFHILCAIGETMFDRALCDLGASINLQPLSLVKRLQINEIMPTDVVIRLADKTQKQAIGVVENVLLKVGKYFLPTDFLILDMEESHTHPIILGRPFLATARALIDVEQGELILRIHDERLSFNIFKFSQEADQEHKEPSKDHNEMLKEEASTEAHPTYLETPLVDKQGKQQPPQLKEKLEEPKPLEGCEDNIKTPLEEEVIKSKAISKDTRKKVPRRWRNKKIPTEDFSPGDRVISAYFPDIPPNLPTVPSQLPKVFTINRVLSLEHVVIIDTTNGYKSTARGEDFKHYQPP is encoded by the coding sequence ATGGTCACTACAAGTGATCAAGAGGATGAAGACAAGCAAAGCAAACTCTCCCAACAACCTGAAGACAACTCAACAGAGGAGGAGGATagagatcaccaagaaccagaAATCTCACAACAAGAGTTGCTTAAGCTCTATGCACCATTTCCCCAACTGCTCAATGGTGCTGTggggaagagaatatactcaagGTTCCTAGACTTGTTTGCATCTCTGCATGTGAACATACCATTCATCAAGGCCATCCAACAAATGCCTGCATTCATCAAGTATATGAAGGAACTTCTTCCCAGGAAAAACTCACTCAAAAGAGGCCAAACTATAGTGTTGaacaaggaatgtagtgccCTTATTCAACCTGAGTTGTCTGTAAAAAGaaaagacccagggagttttcacatcctctgtgccataggagaaacaatgTTCGATAGAGCACTCTGTGATTTAggggcaagcatcaacttacAGCCATTATCCTTGGTAAAGAGGCTGCAGATCAATGAGATAATGCCCACAGATGTGGTCATCAGACTGGCTGACAAGACTCAAAAgcaagcaataggagtggtGGAAAATGTGTTGCTAAAGGTTGGAAAATACTTTCTCCCAACAGACTTTCTCATCCTGGACATGGAAGAGAGTCACACTCACCCAATCATAttgggaagacccttcctagctacagccagagcactcatagatgtggaGCAAGGGGAGCTAATATTGAGGATCCATGATGAACGACTCAGCTTTAATATCTTCAAATTCTCACAAGAAGCAGACCAAGAGCACAAGGAACCAAGCAAAGATCATAATGAGAtgttgaaggaggaagcaagcacTGAAGCACACCCAACCTATCTGGAGACCCCTTTGGTTGATAAACAAGGGAAACAGCAACCACCACAGCTCAAGGAAAAGTTGGAGGAACCTAAACCTCTAGAGGGGTGTGAAGACAACATCAAAACCCCCTTAGAGGAAGAAGTCATCAAGAGCAAGGCAATATCAAAAGACACAAGGAAGAAGGTACCAAGGAGGTGGAGGAACAAAAAGATCCCTACAGAAGACTTTTCTCCAGGGGATAGAGTGATCTCAGCTTACTTCCCAGATATCCCCCCTAATCTCCCCACTGTACCATCTCAATTACCTAAAGTCTTCACAATCAACAGAGTTCTTTCCCTGGAACATGTAGTAATCATTGATACAACCAATGGATACAAGTCCACAGCAAGAGGGGAGGACTTCAAGCATTACCAACCACCATAA